The following are encoded in a window of Impatiens glandulifera chromosome 5, dImpGla2.1, whole genome shotgun sequence genomic DNA:
- the LOC124940694 gene encoding epsin-3-like yields the protein MENLLLDNIKKQASCFLNEKYKDARLVFTDVTRAELLAEEATNDDPSSPNASTMTRIADASFHFDDYWRIADMIHKRLYNIDWKHWRQSYKTLVLLDFLLTHGPEQFADEFRSDYDVIHDLGAFQYKDEKGFDWGMNMRNKSDRILELLQGGDALKQARLKALKITREIHGFGNDSPCTFSPFSDASRASSFSSSATSSPAWSEMGEGLKERKQSHLWDCPPYVEEAGSSLIDHGDEGSGLGSGSRPGSAGSGGSGSGSGSGGKPYGLLNGICSKLASMSPTNKHIKY from the exons ATGGAGAACTTACTTCTGgacaatattaaaaaacaagCATCTTGTTTTCTCAATGAGAAGTACAAAGATGCAAGGCTGGTCTTTACCGATGTCACTCGAGCCGAACT tTTGGCTGAGGAAGCTACAAATGATGATCCAAGCAGTCCCAATGCTAGTACAATGACTAGAATTGCTGATGCATCTTTTCACTTTGATGATTATTGGAGAATTGCTGATATGATTCATAAgag ATTGTATAATATCGACTGGAAACATTGGAGGCAATCTTACAAAACCCTAGTGTTATTGGATTTCTTGCTGACTCATGGTCCTGAACAATTTGCTGATGAATTCAGATCTGATTATGATGTCATCCATGACCTTGGTGCATTTCAATACAAAGATGAAAAAGG gtttgATTGGGGAATGAACATGAGAAATAAATCAGATAGAATATTAGAACTTCTTCAAGGGGGAGATGCCTTAAAACAAGCAAGGTTGAAGGCTCTAAAGATCACTAGGGAAATCCATGGTTTTGGTAATGACTCACCTTGCACATTTTCGCCTTTCTCCGACGCATCGAGAGCCTCGAGTTTCAGCTCAAGCGCTACCTCGAGTCCTGCATGGAGCGAAATGGGTGAAGgattgaaagaaagaaaacaatcACACCTTTGGGATTGCCCACCTTATGTGGAAGAAGCTGGTTCTAGCTTGATTGATCATGGAGATGAAGGAAGTGGACTAGGATCAGGATCAAGACCAGGGTCTGCAGGGTCAGGAGGATCAGGATCAGGGTCTGGATCAGGAGGAAAACCTTATGGTTTGCTCAATGGGATTTGCTCTAAACTTGCTAGTATGAGCCCTACTAATAAACACATCAAGTATTGA
- the LOC124937713 gene encoding casein kinase 1-like protein 10 isoform X3, with the protein MDLVIGGKYRLGRKIGSGSFGELYLAVNTQTWEEVAVKLEPTKTKHPQLHLESKLYMILQGGTGIPHLKWYGVEGEYSAMVIDLLGPSLEDLFNYCTRKFSLKTVLMLADQLLNRVEFMHSRGFLHRDIKPDNFLMGLGRRANQVYIIDYGLAKKYRDLQTHRHIPYRENKNLTGTARYASVNTHLGIEQSRRDDLESLGYVLMYFLRGSLPWQGLKGGTKKQKYDKISEKKMQTAIEVLCKSHPSEFISYFHYCRSLRFEDKPDYSYLKRIFRDLFIREGYQFDYVFDWTILKYPQIGSSSRSSRQPVGKISLNPGPSAEMAEKTPVKQEVQDRFAGAVESFARRNASGAGLRGEQSRQPDHSRYHRSSDEAPLSKDAADSERLGRSSRNCSSTRRVGGLSSSRPSSSGEPSENRTSRLALGMTRPSTQRVQPGFESKSSSFTRAPAATRGGTSSRDDALRSFELLTIGTGKRK; encoded by the exons ATGGATCTTGTAATTGGTGGAAAGTACAGACTTGGGCGTAAGATTGGCAGTGGTTCATTTGGGGAGCTTTATCTTG CCGTAAATACACAAACTTGGGAGGAAGTTGCTGTGAAGTTG GAACCAACTAAGACGAAACACCCACAACTTCACTTAGAATCTAAGTTGTACATGATTCTTCAAGGAGGAA CTGGAATTCCACACCTCAAATGGTATGGAGTTGAAGGAGAATATAGTGCAATGGTTATCGACCTCCTTGGGCCAAGCCTAGAGGACTTGTTCAACTATTGTACTCGAAAGTTCTCACTGAAAACAGTTTTGATGCTCGCAGATCAGTTA TTAAACAGAGTTGAGTTTATGCACTCAAGAGGCTTCCTTCACCGTGATATCAAACCCGACAACTTCTTAATGGGGTTGGGACGCAGAGCAAATCAG GTCTACATTATTGATTATGGCCTTGCAAAAAAGTATAGGGACCTCCAAACACACAGGCATATACCATACAG GGAAAATAAGAACCTCACTGGAACAGCGCGTTATGCAAGTGTTAACACCCATCTTGGAATTG AGCAAAGCAGGAGGGATGATTTGGAATCTCTTGGCTATGTGCTTATGTATTTCCTACGGGGAAG CCTTCCTTGGCAGGGTCTAAAAGGGGGGACCAAAAAGCAGAAGTATGATAAAATAAGTGAAAAGAAAATGCAAACAGCTATTGAG GTTCTTTGCAAATCTCATCCTTCAGAGTTCATATCATACTTCCACTACTGTAGATCATTGCGATTTGAGGACAAACCCGATTATTCGTACCTGAAGAGAATTTTCCGAGACCTATTTATTCGAGAAG GTTATCAGTTCGACTATGTATTTGACTGGACAATTTTGAAATATCCACAAATTGGCTCCAGTTCTAGATCCTCTCGG CAGCCGGTTGGAAAAATATCCTTGAACCCTGGTCCTTCTGCAGAAATGGCTGAAAAGACACCTG TGAAACAAGAAGTTCAAGATAGGTTTGCTGGGGCAGTAGAGTCATTTGCTAGAAGGAATGCATCTGGTGCAGGCTTACGTGGTGAACAATCCAGACAGCCTGACCATTCTCGATATCATCGATCTTCTGATGAAGCACCCTTATCAAAGGATGCg GCTGATTCTGAGAGATTGGGAAGATCTTCAAGAAACTGCAGCAGTACTAGAAGAGTAGGGGGGTTGTCAAGTAGCCGGCCAAGCTCGTCTGGTGAACCCAGCGAAAACCGAACAAGTCGGTTAGCTCTAGGCATGACCCGTCCATCCACCCAGAGAGTTCAACCCGGTTTTGAATCAAAATCTTCATCTTTCACTCGTGCCCCTGCTGCAACAAGGGGGGGTACTAGTAGTCGTGATGATGCCCTCCGGAGCTTTGAGCTGCTTACTATCGGAACTGGAAAGAGGAAGTAG
- the LOC124937713 gene encoding casein kinase 1-like protein 10 isoform X2, translating to MDLVIGGKYRLGRKIGSGSFGELYLAVNTQTWEEVAVKLEPTKTKHPQLHLESKLYMILQGGTGIPHLKWYGVEGEYSAMVIDLLGPSLEDLFNYCTRKFSLKTVLMLADQLLNRVEFMHSRGFLHRDIKPDNFLMGLGRRANQVYIIDYGLAKKYRDLQTHRHIPYRENKNLTGTARYASVNTHLGIEQSRRDDLESLGYVLMYFLRGSLPWQGLKGGTKKQKYDKISEKKMQTAIEVLCKSHPSEFISYFHYCRSLRFEDKPDYSYLKRIFRDLFIREGYQFDYVFDWTILKYPQIGSSSRSSRPVGKISLNPGPSAEMAEKTPVKQEVQDRFAGAVESFARRNASGAGLRGEQSRQPDHSRYHRSSDEAPLSKDAHADSERLGRSSRNCSSTRRVGGLSSSRPSSSGEPSENRTSRLALGMTRPSTQRVQPGFESKSSSFTRAPAATRGGTSSRDDALRSFELLTIGTGKRK from the exons ATGGATCTTGTAATTGGTGGAAAGTACAGACTTGGGCGTAAGATTGGCAGTGGTTCATTTGGGGAGCTTTATCTTG CCGTAAATACACAAACTTGGGAGGAAGTTGCTGTGAAGTTG GAACCAACTAAGACGAAACACCCACAACTTCACTTAGAATCTAAGTTGTACATGATTCTTCAAGGAGGAA CTGGAATTCCACACCTCAAATGGTATGGAGTTGAAGGAGAATATAGTGCAATGGTTATCGACCTCCTTGGGCCAAGCCTAGAGGACTTGTTCAACTATTGTACTCGAAAGTTCTCACTGAAAACAGTTTTGATGCTCGCAGATCAGTTA TTAAACAGAGTTGAGTTTATGCACTCAAGAGGCTTCCTTCACCGTGATATCAAACCCGACAACTTCTTAATGGGGTTGGGACGCAGAGCAAATCAG GTCTACATTATTGATTATGGCCTTGCAAAAAAGTATAGGGACCTCCAAACACACAGGCATATACCATACAG GGAAAATAAGAACCTCACTGGAACAGCGCGTTATGCAAGTGTTAACACCCATCTTGGAATTG AGCAAAGCAGGAGGGATGATTTGGAATCTCTTGGCTATGTGCTTATGTATTTCCTACGGGGAAG CCTTCCTTGGCAGGGTCTAAAAGGGGGGACCAAAAAGCAGAAGTATGATAAAATAAGTGAAAAGAAAATGCAAACAGCTATTGAG GTTCTTTGCAAATCTCATCCTTCAGAGTTCATATCATACTTCCACTACTGTAGATCATTGCGATTTGAGGACAAACCCGATTATTCGTACCTGAAGAGAATTTTCCGAGACCTATTTATTCGAGAAG GTTATCAGTTCGACTATGTATTTGACTGGACAATTTTGAAATATCCACAAATTGGCTCCAGTTCTAGATCCTCTCGG CCGGTTGGAAAAATATCCTTGAACCCTGGTCCTTCTGCAGAAATGGCTGAAAAGACACCTG TGAAACAAGAAGTTCAAGATAGGTTTGCTGGGGCAGTAGAGTCATTTGCTAGAAGGAATGCATCTGGTGCAGGCTTACGTGGTGAACAATCCAGACAGCCTGACCATTCTCGATATCATCGATCTTCTGATGAAGCACCCTTATCAAAGGATGCg CATGCTGATTCTGAGAGATTGGGAAGATCTTCAAGAAACTGCAGCAGTACTAGAAGAGTAGGGGGGTTGTCAAGTAGCCGGCCAAGCTCGTCTGGTGAACCCAGCGAAAACCGAACAAGTCGGTTAGCTCTAGGCATGACCCGTCCATCCACCCAGAGAGTTCAACCCGGTTTTGAATCAAAATCTTCATCTTTCACTCGTGCCCCTGCTGCAACAAGGGGGGGTACTAGTAGTCGTGATGATGCCCTCCGGAGCTTTGAGCTGCTTACTATCGGAACTGGAAAGAGGAAGTAG
- the LOC124937713 gene encoding casein kinase 1-like protein 10 isoform X1 — translation MDLVIGGKYRLGRKIGSGSFGELYLAVNTQTWEEVAVKLEPTKTKHPQLHLESKLYMILQGGTGIPHLKWYGVEGEYSAMVIDLLGPSLEDLFNYCTRKFSLKTVLMLADQLLNRVEFMHSRGFLHRDIKPDNFLMGLGRRANQVYIIDYGLAKKYRDLQTHRHIPYRENKNLTGTARYASVNTHLGIEQSRRDDLESLGYVLMYFLRGSLPWQGLKGGTKKQKYDKISEKKMQTAIEVLCKSHPSEFISYFHYCRSLRFEDKPDYSYLKRIFRDLFIREGYQFDYVFDWTILKYPQIGSSSRSSRQPVGKISLNPGPSAEMAEKTPVKQEVQDRFAGAVESFARRNASGAGLRGEQSRQPDHSRYHRSSDEAPLSKDAHADSERLGRSSRNCSSTRRVGGLSSSRPSSSGEPSENRTSRLALGMTRPSTQRVQPGFESKSSSFTRAPAATRGGTSSRDDALRSFELLTIGTGKRK, via the exons ATGGATCTTGTAATTGGTGGAAAGTACAGACTTGGGCGTAAGATTGGCAGTGGTTCATTTGGGGAGCTTTATCTTG CCGTAAATACACAAACTTGGGAGGAAGTTGCTGTGAAGTTG GAACCAACTAAGACGAAACACCCACAACTTCACTTAGAATCTAAGTTGTACATGATTCTTCAAGGAGGAA CTGGAATTCCACACCTCAAATGGTATGGAGTTGAAGGAGAATATAGTGCAATGGTTATCGACCTCCTTGGGCCAAGCCTAGAGGACTTGTTCAACTATTGTACTCGAAAGTTCTCACTGAAAACAGTTTTGATGCTCGCAGATCAGTTA TTAAACAGAGTTGAGTTTATGCACTCAAGAGGCTTCCTTCACCGTGATATCAAACCCGACAACTTCTTAATGGGGTTGGGACGCAGAGCAAATCAG GTCTACATTATTGATTATGGCCTTGCAAAAAAGTATAGGGACCTCCAAACACACAGGCATATACCATACAG GGAAAATAAGAACCTCACTGGAACAGCGCGTTATGCAAGTGTTAACACCCATCTTGGAATTG AGCAAAGCAGGAGGGATGATTTGGAATCTCTTGGCTATGTGCTTATGTATTTCCTACGGGGAAG CCTTCCTTGGCAGGGTCTAAAAGGGGGGACCAAAAAGCAGAAGTATGATAAAATAAGTGAAAAGAAAATGCAAACAGCTATTGAG GTTCTTTGCAAATCTCATCCTTCAGAGTTCATATCATACTTCCACTACTGTAGATCATTGCGATTTGAGGACAAACCCGATTATTCGTACCTGAAGAGAATTTTCCGAGACCTATTTATTCGAGAAG GTTATCAGTTCGACTATGTATTTGACTGGACAATTTTGAAATATCCACAAATTGGCTCCAGTTCTAGATCCTCTCGG CAGCCGGTTGGAAAAATATCCTTGAACCCTGGTCCTTCTGCAGAAATGGCTGAAAAGACACCTG TGAAACAAGAAGTTCAAGATAGGTTTGCTGGGGCAGTAGAGTCATTTGCTAGAAGGAATGCATCTGGTGCAGGCTTACGTGGTGAACAATCCAGACAGCCTGACCATTCTCGATATCATCGATCTTCTGATGAAGCACCCTTATCAAAGGATGCg CATGCTGATTCTGAGAGATTGGGAAGATCTTCAAGAAACTGCAGCAGTACTAGAAGAGTAGGGGGGTTGTCAAGTAGCCGGCCAAGCTCGTCTGGTGAACCCAGCGAAAACCGAACAAGTCGGTTAGCTCTAGGCATGACCCGTCCATCCACCCAGAGAGTTCAACCCGGTTTTGAATCAAAATCTTCATCTTTCACTCGTGCCCCTGCTGCAACAAGGGGGGGTACTAGTAGTCGTGATGATGCCCTCCGGAGCTTTGAGCTGCTTACTATCGGAACTGGAAAGAGGAAGTAG
- the LOC124937713 gene encoding casein kinase 1-like protein 11 isoform X4, which yields MILQGGTGIPHLKWYGVEGEYSAMVIDLLGPSLEDLFNYCTRKFSLKTVLMLADQLLNRVEFMHSRGFLHRDIKPDNFLMGLGRRANQVYIIDYGLAKKYRDLQTHRHIPYRENKNLTGTARYASVNTHLGIEQSRRDDLESLGYVLMYFLRGSLPWQGLKGGTKKQKYDKISEKKMQTAIEVLCKSHPSEFISYFHYCRSLRFEDKPDYSYLKRIFRDLFIREGYQFDYVFDWTILKYPQIGSSSRSSRQPVGKISLNPGPSAEMAEKTPVKQEVQDRFAGAVESFARRNASGAGLRGEQSRQPDHSRYHRSSDEAPLSKDAHADSERLGRSSRNCSSTRRVGGLSSSRPSSSGEPSENRTSRLALGMTRPSTQRVQPGFESKSSSFTRAPAATRGGTSSRDDALRSFELLTIGTGKRK from the exons ATGATTCTTCAAGGAGGAA CTGGAATTCCACACCTCAAATGGTATGGAGTTGAAGGAGAATATAGTGCAATGGTTATCGACCTCCTTGGGCCAAGCCTAGAGGACTTGTTCAACTATTGTACTCGAAAGTTCTCACTGAAAACAGTTTTGATGCTCGCAGATCAGTTA TTAAACAGAGTTGAGTTTATGCACTCAAGAGGCTTCCTTCACCGTGATATCAAACCCGACAACTTCTTAATGGGGTTGGGACGCAGAGCAAATCAG GTCTACATTATTGATTATGGCCTTGCAAAAAAGTATAGGGACCTCCAAACACACAGGCATATACCATACAG GGAAAATAAGAACCTCACTGGAACAGCGCGTTATGCAAGTGTTAACACCCATCTTGGAATTG AGCAAAGCAGGAGGGATGATTTGGAATCTCTTGGCTATGTGCTTATGTATTTCCTACGGGGAAG CCTTCCTTGGCAGGGTCTAAAAGGGGGGACCAAAAAGCAGAAGTATGATAAAATAAGTGAAAAGAAAATGCAAACAGCTATTGAG GTTCTTTGCAAATCTCATCCTTCAGAGTTCATATCATACTTCCACTACTGTAGATCATTGCGATTTGAGGACAAACCCGATTATTCGTACCTGAAGAGAATTTTCCGAGACCTATTTATTCGAGAAG GTTATCAGTTCGACTATGTATTTGACTGGACAATTTTGAAATATCCACAAATTGGCTCCAGTTCTAGATCCTCTCGG CAGCCGGTTGGAAAAATATCCTTGAACCCTGGTCCTTCTGCAGAAATGGCTGAAAAGACACCTG TGAAACAAGAAGTTCAAGATAGGTTTGCTGGGGCAGTAGAGTCATTTGCTAGAAGGAATGCATCTGGTGCAGGCTTACGTGGTGAACAATCCAGACAGCCTGACCATTCTCGATATCATCGATCTTCTGATGAAGCACCCTTATCAAAGGATGCg CATGCTGATTCTGAGAGATTGGGAAGATCTTCAAGAAACTGCAGCAGTACTAGAAGAGTAGGGGGGTTGTCAAGTAGCCGGCCAAGCTCGTCTGGTGAACCCAGCGAAAACCGAACAAGTCGGTTAGCTCTAGGCATGACCCGTCCATCCACCCAGAGAGTTCAACCCGGTTTTGAATCAAAATCTTCATCTTTCACTCGTGCCCCTGCTGCAACAAGGGGGGGTACTAGTAGTCGTGATGATGCCCTCCGGAGCTTTGAGCTGCTTACTATCGGAACTGGAAAGAGGAAGTAG
- the LOC124937920 gene encoding LOW QUALITY PROTEIN: serine/threonine-protein kinase tricornered-like (The sequence of the model RefSeq protein was modified relative to this genomic sequence to represent the inferred CDS: inserted 1 base in 1 codon; deleted 1 base in 1 codon) translates to MVKMLLNVPIIEEAPSNATKQKVAALNNTIENHYKEQMKNLHERRERRNMLERKLADAEVSEEEKSNILKYLEXKETEYMHLQRHKMCADDFEPLTMIGKGAFGEVRICREKKTSHVYAMKKLKKSEMLRRGQVEHVKAERNLLAEVDSNCIVKLYCSFQDDEYLYLIMEYLPGGDMMTLLMRKDTLTEEEARFYVAETVLSIESIHKHNYIHRDIKPDNLLLDKHGHMKLSDFGLCKPLDCSNLHEKDFSASNNPSGALQSDGRPVPPKRTQQEQLQHWQRNRRMLAYSTVGTPDYIAPEVLLKKGYGMECDWWSLGAIMYEMLVGYPPFYSDEPMSTCRKIVNWRVHLKFPEEAKLSPEAKDLICKLLCNVEHRLGTKGADEIKAHKWFEGVEWDTIYQMKAAFTPEVNGELDTQNFEKFEETDNNVQTAPKSGPWRKMLSSKDINFAGYTYKNFEIVNDHEVSGIAELKKKNTKPKRPTVKSLFDDESQTGAVKQQPTQGSFLKLLPPQLEIPKQSE, encoded by the exons ATGGTAAAGATGCTTCTAAATGTCCCTATTATTGAGGAAGCTCCTTCTAATGCTACTAAACAGAAGGTAGCTGCGCTAAACAATACGATTGAAAATCATTACAAGGAACAAATGAAGAACCTGCATGAAAGGAGGGAGCG ACGTAACATGCTTGAGAGGAAATTGGCTGATGCTGAGGTCTCTGAGGAAGAGAAAAGTAACATTTTGAAGTATCTGG AAAAGGAAACAGAATATATGCACCTTCAGAGGCATAAAATGTGTGCTGACGATTTCGAACCATTGACAATGATAGGA AAGGGTGCCTTTGGAGAG GTTAGAATATGTAGAGAAAAGAAAACAAGCCATGTATATGCTATGAAAAAACTCAAGAAGTCTGAAATGCTTCGAAGAGGACAG GTGGAGCATGTAAAAGCTGAAAGGAATCTCTTGGCTGAGGTTGATAGCAATTGTATTGTCAAACTCTATTGTTCCTTCCAAGATGATGAGTACCTTTATCTCATCATGGAGTATCTACCTGGTGGAGATATGATGACATTGCTGATGCGGAAGGATACATTAACAGAAGAGGAAGCAAGATTTTATGTTGCAGAAACTGTTTTATCTATTGAGTCTATTCATAAGCACAATTATATCCATAG AGATATAAAGCCTGACAActtgctgctcgataaacatGGTCATATGAAATTGTCAGATTTTGGGTTATGTAAACCTCTGGACTGCAGTAATCTTCATGAGAAGGATTTCTCTGCCAGTAATAATCCTAGTGGTGCTCTTCAGAGTGATGGACGGCCTGTTCCTCCCAAACGCACTCAGCAAGAGCAGCTTCAACATTGGCAAAGGAATAGGAGAATGCTT GCCTACTCCACTGTTGGTACACCTGACTACATTGCTCCAGAAGTGTTGCTGAAGAAAGGATATGGAATGGAATGTGATTG gTGGTCTCTCGGTGCTATCATGTATGAGATGCTTGTAGGATATCCTCCTTTTTATTCAGATGAACCCATGTCCACTTGTAGGAAG ATAGTAAACTGGAGAGTTCACTTAAAGTTCCCAGAAGAGGCCAAATTGTCCCCAGAAGCAAAGGATCTTATATGCAAGCTTTTATGCAATGTAGAGCATAGACTTGGAACAAAAGGTGCAGATGAAATAAAG GCTCACAAATGGTTTGAAGGTGTTGAGTGGGACACGATATATCAAATGAAAGCTGCATTTACCCCTGAAGTCAATGGAGAACTGGATACACAGAACTTTGAGAAATTTGAAGAG ACAGACAACAATGTTCAAACTGCACCAAAATCAGGGCCATGGAGAAAG ATGCTTTCATCCAAGGATATCAACTTTGCGGGTTACACATACAAGAATTTTGAAATTGTCAATGACCATGAAGTGTCTGGAATTG ctgaattgaagaagaagaacactAAACCAAAAAGACCCACAGTGAAGTCCCTTTTTG ATGACGAGTCTCAAACAGGCGCTGTCAAACAGCAGCCCACTCAAGGAAGCTTCCTCAAGCTGTTACCTCCACAGCTCGAGATTCCAAAGCAAAGTGAGTGA